One window of Thermacetogenium phaeum DSM 12270 genomic DNA carries:
- a CDS encoding SpoIID/LytB domain-containing protein: protein MGVWRKLLAAFFFLFIAGLFAIAPAWSAEAPLIRVALQNGGGDAVFRVDHGSYLLIDQSTGLRLGTLKPGETWRVAATGTVLLVVAPGEETPRIYQGPIVLQEERQGGLNLFYFKGIRYRGNLVIQNREGSLLVINLLDIERYLYGVIGREMGGNNLEALSAQAVASRSYALSLKGRNPWFDVGTDTATQVYGGYTAEIAYGMNGNNPVVEAVDRTRGEVLTYDGKLVNAVYHSNAGGHTEDSENVWNDPLPYLRAVPSPTDAYADEVGGWAAETYRWVKTFDKSELEAILGVGEIKEIRLSRERTRVTRNPVTGKVVRSFIPGTTTASGRVTALTVVGTKGTKSYYRDQIRAPFGLKSTLFDIDWGGRQIYVMRNDGQVQELAGENFWVLGGAARMSTLNLREMRPYVAGSGNRVVSWDAFSDKIVFIGKGYGHGLGMSQWGARGLAAQGYNYREILEIYYNQGKRDGKLKINANYGR from the coding sequence ATGGGAGTCTGGAGGAAACTCCTGGCGGCATTTTTTTTCCTATTCATAGCAGGATTATTTGCGATAGCACCGGCCTGGTCCGCGGAAGCCCCCCTGATCCGGGTTGCCTTGCAGAATGGAGGGGGGGATGCGGTTTTTCGGGTTGATCACGGGAGCTATCTTCTTATTGACCAGTCAACCGGCCTTCGGCTGGGAACACTTAAACCGGGGGAAACATGGCGGGTTGCCGCCACCGGTACGGTGCTCCTGGTAGTTGCCCCGGGGGAAGAAACTCCGCGGATTTACCAGGGGCCGATCGTTCTTCAGGAAGAGCGGCAAGGCGGTCTTAACCTGTTCTACTTTAAGGGTATCCGTTATCGCGGCAACCTGGTGATCCAGAACCGGGAGGGGAGCCTCCTTGTTATCAATCTTCTCGATATCGAGAGGTATCTTTATGGCGTCATAGGCAGAGAGATGGGAGGGAATAATCTGGAGGCACTCTCGGCGCAGGCGGTCGCCTCGAGATCTTATGCCCTCTCCCTTAAGGGGCGCAACCCCTGGTTTGATGTGGGAACCGACACCGCCACCCAGGTTTATGGGGGTTATACCGCAGAGATAGCTTATGGGATGAACGGCAATAATCCCGTTGTGGAGGCGGTCGACAGAACAAGGGGAGAGGTTCTCACCTACGACGGAAAACTCGTCAATGCTGTTTATCATTCCAATGCGGGGGGGCATACGGAGGACAGCGAGAATGTCTGGAATGATCCCCTTCCCTATCTGAGGGCGGTGCCCAGCCCTACAGATGCCTATGCCGATGAAGTTGGGGGATGGGCGGCGGAGACCTATCGCTGGGTGAAGACCTTTGACAAAAGCGAGCTGGAGGCAATCCTGGGGGTCGGTGAAATCAAAGAAATCCGCCTCTCCAGAGAACGCACGAGGGTTACCAGAAACCCCGTCACCGGGAAGGTGGTGAGAAGTTTCATCCCGGGTACGACTACGGCCTCCGGGAGGGTGACTGCGCTTACCGTTGTCGGCACCAAAGGGACAAAGAGCTATTACCGCGACCAGATACGGGCACCTTTTGGCCTAAAAAGCACCCTCTTCGATATCGATTGGGGGGGACGTCAAATATACGTTATGAGGAATGACGGACAGGTGCAAGAGCTTGCAGGCGAAAATTTCTGGGTTCTGGGAGGAGCCGCCCGTATGTCCACGCTGAACCTGAGGGAGATGAGGCCGTATGTTGCCGGGAGCGGAAACAGGGTGGTTTCCTGGGATGCCTTTTCTGATAAAATTGTTTTTATCGGGAAGGGCTATGGGCATGGATTGGGCATGAGTCAGTGGGGTGCCAGAGGACTGGCCGCCCAAGGGTATAATTATCGAGAGATTCTGGAAATTTACTATAATCAGGGAAAACGTGACGGAAAACTGAAAATAAATGCCAACTACGGACGATAA
- a CDS encoding accessory gene regulator ArgB-like protein — MPDMIRPVVEYLQRQLGLNGEETEIALYGIRVIAYSFFGIVSISLVGWLFKCFWETMAVALTASTLRLFSGGAHSRSPLFCVLLGMTVAPFLAKIAALTAGQLPPEALFPVILTGAFLSLLIIYRLAPVDSPAKPITSQQERRKFRLLAVTVMVIIVIIQAVTLNLVLPPGPLLGITLGSCWQAFSLTRAAHRLAFFLDNLIIRGC; from the coding sequence ATGCCAGATATGATTCGCCCGGTGGTGGAGTACCTCCAAAGGCAGCTCGGCTTAAACGGTGAGGAAACTGAGATAGCCCTTTATGGCATCCGGGTAATAGCCTACAGCTTCTTCGGGATCGTTTCCATCTCCCTGGTGGGCTGGCTCTTCAAATGCTTTTGGGAAACCATGGCGGTGGCGCTGACCGCCAGCACTCTGCGTCTCTTTTCGGGAGGGGCACACAGCAGATCGCCGCTTTTCTGCGTCCTTCTGGGAATGACGGTTGCTCCCTTTTTAGCGAAAATCGCAGCGCTCACCGCTGGACAGCTTCCACCGGAAGCGCTGTTCCCGGTAATCCTAACCGGAGCATTCCTGTCCCTGCTGATAATCTACAGGCTGGCTCCGGTCGACTCCCCGGCCAAACCGATCACTTCACAACAAGAACGGCGAAAATTTCGCCTGTTAGCGGTGACTGTTATGGTTATCATCGTTATCATCCAGGCCGTCACCTTAAACCTGGTCCTGCCGCCTGGTCCACTCTTGGGGATCACTCTGGGTAGCTGTTGGCAGGCTTTCTCATTAACCCGGGCAGCACACAGGCTTGCCTTCTTTTTGGACAATCTTATAATAAGGGGGTGTTGA
- a CDS encoding DUF2905 domain-containing protein, with product MNSSTFLAKVLMMIGGLLLLGGGVLYLLGRISPIGRLPGDILYQKGNFTFYFPIVTCLLLSLILTLLLNLLFRR from the coding sequence ATGAATAGCTCAACCTTCTTGGCAAAGGTACTCATGATGATCGGGGGATTGCTGCTGCTTGGCGGTGGGGTTTTATACCTGCTGGGGAGAATTTCACCCATCGGAAGGCTGCCTGGGGACATATTATACCAGAAGGGTAATTTTACTTTTTATTTTCCCATCGTCACCTGTTTGCTTCTGAGCCTGATCCTTACACTGCTTTTGAACCTCCTGTTTCGGCGCTAG
- the ruvC gene encoding crossover junction endodeoxyribonuclease RuvC, whose protein sequence is MIILGIDPGVIFTGYGVISVKEKKPFLVDYGIIEIDREKGLPERLNGIYKRVINLCDNFCPGALALEEIYFNKNSRTALTVGHMRGAVILAAVHREVDVFTYTPLQIKQTISGYGRAAKEQIQRMVKLILGLPELPEPDHAGDALAAAICHYYIARTMGRVNRG, encoded by the coding sequence GTGATCATTCTGGGGATCGATCCCGGGGTCATTTTCACCGGTTACGGAGTGATTTCCGTTAAGGAGAAAAAGCCTTTCTTAGTTGATTATGGTATTATTGAAATTGACCGGGAAAAGGGGCTGCCTGAGCGCCTGAACGGCATTTATAAGAGGGTTATAAATTTGTGTGATAACTTTTGTCCCGGTGCCCTGGCCCTGGAGGAGATTTACTTCAATAAGAATTCCCGCACCGCACTGACGGTGGGCCATATGCGGGGTGCGGTCATTCTGGCGGCGGTCCATCGGGAAGTGGATGTCTTTACTTATACCCCTCTGCAGATAAAGCAGACCATTTCCGGATACGGCCGGGCGGCGAAGGAGCAGATACAGCGTATGGTCAAGCTCATTCTGGGTTTGCCGGAACTGCCTGAACCCGATCACGCAGGCGATGCTCTGGCCGCAGCCATCTGCCATTATTACATTGCGCGCACCATGGGGAGGGTAAATCGGGGGTAA
- the ruvA gene encoding Holliday junction branch migration protein RuvA → MRGRLLGSEENRLLIDVQGIGYEVTVPSSLLQRLPSLGQEVELYTHLYVREDSLQLYGFLSPRDRAMFRILLGARGIGPRVALAILDIIPGNELVAVLTKGEVEVLERIPGVGKKTAQRLFFELRNKLPSDLQKKKEQTKGNSPVVDEVTRALLALGYSNKEAESALEKVPDDRVSTASCEELLRIALRELGRRKG, encoded by the coding sequence TTGCGAGGGCGTTTGCTGGGGAGCGAGGAAAACCGTCTTCTTATCGACGTTCAGGGTATCGGTTATGAGGTAACCGTTCCTTCCAGCCTGCTTCAGAGGCTGCCATCTCTCGGGCAAGAGGTAGAGCTCTATACGCACCTTTATGTGCGTGAGGATTCCCTGCAGCTGTACGGATTTCTTTCTCCCCGGGATCGGGCTATGTTCAGGATTTTGCTGGGAGCCCGGGGTATTGGGCCCCGGGTAGCCCTGGCGATACTTGATATAATTCCCGGCAACGAACTGGTTGCCGTTTTAACAAAGGGAGAAGTAGAGGTTCTCGAGCGGATACCAGGGGTGGGAAAGAAGACCGCTCAGCGCTTGTTTTTCGAGCTGCGCAACAAACTTCCCTCCGACCTTCAAAAGAAAAAGGAGCAGACGAAAGGGAACAGTCCTGTTGTTGACGAGGTTACCCGGGCACTCCTCGCGCTCGGCTACAGCAATAAGGAGGCAGAATCGGCCCTGGAAAAGGTCCCTGACGATCGGGTGAGTACTGCATCGTGTGAAGAGCTGTTGCGGATCGCGCTCCGGGAACTGGGTAGAAGGAAGGGGTAA
- the tgt gene encoding tRNA guanosine(34) transglycosylase Tgt, which yields MGFFHFQLLKKSKKSMARLGIIRTPRGVIHTPAFMPVGTQATVKTLTPEEVSDLGAEIILSNTYHLYLRPGTEIINKAGGLHRFMNWQGPILTDSGGFQVFSLGSLRRITDDGVHFRSHLDGSPHFISPEKSMEIQAVLGSDIAMAFDVCAPFPCSYEEALEAVERTTRWAERSLKAPHAPGQVVFGIVQGSVYPELRERSAREITALDFPGYAVGGLSVGEPKVIMYEVLEKTTPLLPEDRPRYLMGVGTADCLWEGVARGVDLFDCVLPTRIARNGTALTSKGKVVVRNAEFADDFSPIDADCGCYTCRNYSRAYLRHLFKAEEILGHRLLTIHNLYFTLGVMAEIRQAIREDRFEEHMDEFLKQLNSTNVE from the coding sequence ATGGGGTTCTTTCATTTTCAACTCTTGAAAAAATCCAAAAAGAGCATGGCCCGCCTGGGGATTATCCGCACGCCGCGGGGTGTTATTCATACTCCTGCTTTCATGCCTGTGGGGACTCAGGCGACTGTTAAGACATTGACCCCGGAGGAGGTTTCCGATCTGGGAGCGGAAATAATCCTTTCCAACACCTATCATCTCTATCTGCGGCCCGGTACGGAAATAATCAATAAGGCCGGCGGTCTTCACAGATTCATGAACTGGCAGGGCCCTATCCTTACGGACAGCGGTGGATTTCAGGTTTTCAGCCTCGGTTCCCTGCGCCGGATTACGGATGACGGTGTGCACTTTAGATCTCACCTTGACGGTTCCCCTCATTTTATAAGCCCCGAAAAGTCTATGGAGATTCAGGCCGTTCTCGGCTCCGACATCGCGATGGCCTTTGATGTTTGTGCACCTTTTCCCTGCTCCTATGAGGAGGCACTGGAGGCTGTGGAGCGCACAACACGCTGGGCGGAGCGAAGTCTAAAGGCTCCTCATGCCCCGGGCCAGGTGGTGTTCGGTATTGTTCAGGGGAGCGTTTATCCGGAATTGCGGGAGCGCAGCGCTCGAGAGATAACCGCTCTCGACTTTCCCGGTTATGCTGTTGGGGGATTGAGTGTAGGAGAGCCGAAGGTGATCATGTATGAAGTTTTAGAAAAGACGACCCCTTTGTTGCCGGAGGACAGGCCGCGCTATCTGATGGGGGTGGGTACTGCCGATTGTCTTTGGGAAGGGGTGGCGCGGGGAGTCGACCTTTTCGATTGCGTCCTGCCAACTAGAATAGCCCGCAATGGCACGGCGCTGACTTCGAAAGGGAAAGTGGTGGTGCGGAACGCCGAGTTTGCAGATGATTTCTCCCCTATCGACGCGGATTGCGGTTGTTACACCTGCCGTAACTACAGCAGGGCTTATTTACGGCATCTCTTCAAAGCTGAAGAAATACTGGGCCATCGTCTTTTGACCATTCACAACCTTTATTTTACCCTCGGTGTGATGGCAGAAATACGACAGGCCATCCGGGAGGACCGCTTTGAAGAGCACATGGATGAGTTTCTAAAACAGTTAAATTCAACAAATGTAGAATAA
- a CDS encoding MFS transporter, whose protein sequence is MTGQKNLVTKRVALIISSTSSFVTPFMGSAINIALPQIGRDFSVHVVYLSWLVTAYLLATAVFLVPLGRLADICGRRKIFLWGIAVFTLASLLAAVSWNPHVLLLARILQGFGNSMVFGTGVAILISVYPPYERGKALGINVASVYAGLSLGPTLGGLLTYHLGWRSIFLLTVLLGILVLVMVILKLQGEWVGAAGEEFDLKGSLLYGGTVLTLMYGFTRLTSPYGPLLVVIGLGGLFFFIWRELRVESPVLEMRLFRRNITFTFSNLAALINYSATFAVGFLLSLYLQYVKGLSEQEAGLVLVFQPLMQVIISPFAGKLSDRVEPRLVASVGMGFSSLGVALLVFLSGETPIWYVILCSIILGCGFGLFSSPNTNAVMSAVEKKFYGVASGVLSTMRLMGQMFSMGIVTLLLTVYMGEAQITPANHQSFLQSVNLSFIIFSVLCALGIAASLARGNQRLPSREEEGGTCVRKGEP, encoded by the coding sequence TTGACGGGTCAGAAAAACCTGGTAACAAAAAGGGTCGCTCTGATTATATCTTCCACCAGTTCCTTTGTTACCCCTTTCATGGGTTCAGCAATAAATATTGCTCTTCCACAAATCGGTCGTGATTTTTCGGTACATGTAGTCTATTTAAGCTGGCTGGTTACCGCTTATCTTTTGGCGACGGCGGTTTTTTTAGTTCCTTTAGGGAGGCTTGCGGACATCTGCGGGAGAAGAAAAATTTTTCTCTGGGGAATAGCCGTGTTTACCCTGGCCTCCCTTCTGGCCGCTGTTTCCTGGAATCCCCATGTCCTGCTTCTGGCCAGGATTTTACAGGGTTTTGGTAACTCTATGGTCTTTGGAACCGGAGTGGCCATCCTTATCTCTGTCTATCCTCCTTATGAGCGGGGGAAGGCCTTGGGGATCAATGTCGCCTCTGTTTATGCGGGTCTATCGCTGGGGCCTACTTTAGGTGGCCTGCTCACATATCACCTCGGCTGGAGAAGCATCTTCCTGCTGACCGTGCTTCTCGGGATCCTGGTGTTGGTCATGGTTATCCTAAAGCTGCAAGGAGAGTGGGTTGGCGCGGCAGGAGAAGAATTTGACCTTAAGGGCTCCCTTCTTTATGGAGGGACGGTACTCACCCTGATGTATGGGTTTACACGCCTCACCTCACCTTATGGCCCGCTGCTGGTGGTTATCGGACTTGGTGGGTTGTTTTTCTTCATCTGGCGGGAGCTTCGTGTAGAGAGCCCGGTTTTGGAGATGCGGCTCTTTCGCCGCAACATCACCTTTACCTTTTCCAATCTGGCCGCTCTCATCAATTACAGCGCCACCTTTGCCGTAGGCTTTCTTTTGAGCCTTTATCTGCAGTACGTCAAAGGATTAAGCGAGCAAGAGGCCGGACTTGTTCTGGTCTTCCAGCCCCTGATGCAGGTAATCATCTCTCCTTTTGCGGGTAAGCTTTCCGACCGCGTTGAGCCGCGCCTTGTGGCTTCCGTGGGGATGGGTTTTTCTTCTCTCGGTGTAGCCCTGCTCGTTTTTCTATCAGGGGAGACCCCTATTTGGTATGTTATCCTCTGTTCCATCATACTCGGTTGTGGATTCGGGCTTTTTTCCTCTCCGAATACCAACGCCGTGATGAGCGCTGTGGAGAAAAAATTCTACGGGGTTGCTTCCGGGGTGCTGAGCACCATGCGTTTGATGGGGCAGATGTTCAGTATGGGTATTGTCACCTTGTTGCTTACCGTCTACATGGGGGAGGCTCAGATAACTCCCGCCAACCATCAATCCTTTTTACAGAGTGTCAATCTGTCATTTATAATATTCTCCGTCCTCTGTGCTCTGGGTATTGCTGCCTCTCTTGCCAGAGGCAATCAGCGCCTCCCCTCCAGGGAGGAAGAAGGAGGAACATGCGTGCGTAAGGGCGAACCTTAA
- a CDS encoding type II toxin-antitoxin system PemK/MazF family toxin, with the protein MIVEGNGFTIERGDIYLIELNGAAGEKIRQPVLVIQNDVGNRFCQSVIVVPLFPNLRLKHLLLGVMIKAGGGNGLATDHIALFTQIRTIDKSFFHRDNYLGQLDRMVMRRVDEAIKLSLGLSTVQRLQTKQQLSKKWRMLTNPEGKSPERRSI; encoded by the coding sequence GTGATTGTCGAAGGAAATGGCTTTACAATTGAGCGTGGGGATATCTACCTGATTGAACTTAACGGAGCGGCAGGTGAAAAAATCAGGCAGCCGGTTCTCGTTATTCAGAATGATGTTGGTAACCGCTTTTGCCAGTCGGTTATTGTCGTTCCCTTATTCCCCAACCTCCGCCTAAAGCACCTTTTGCTGGGGGTGATGATCAAGGCAGGAGGAGGCAACGGGCTGGCGACCGACCACATTGCCCTGTTTACTCAGATCCGGACTATTGATAAATCCTTTTTCCATAGGGATAATTATTTAGGGCAGTTGGATAGAATGGTGATGCGGCGAGTTGATGAGGCTATCAAGTTGAGCCTGGGTTTAAGCACGGTACAGCGCCTTCAGACCAAACAGCAGTTGTCGAAAAAGTGGAGAATGTTGACAAATCCGGAAGGAAAGTCTCCAGAAAGAAGATCCATCTAG
- a CDS encoding epoxyqueuosine reductase QueH codes for MKVLLHICCGPCGIYPIQDLLNRGEDVTGFFYNPNIHPYQEYARRREGAEGMARQLEVPLIVAKEYRPELYFREVSFKEQERCSICYLLRLREAAARAGREGFDGFTTTLLVSPWQKHDLLRRIGEAVSADTGVPFLYYDWRKGFSEGRRQAKVMGLYRQQYCGCLYSEQERYEGVNRKNE; via the coding sequence ATGAAAGTCCTGCTGCATATTTGCTGTGGACCCTGCGGTATTTACCCTATCCAGGATCTGTTAAATCGCGGGGAAGATGTAACCGGCTTTTTTTATAATCCCAATATCCACCCTTATCAGGAATACGCCCGGAGGCGTGAAGGGGCGGAGGGAATGGCGCGTCAGCTCGAGGTGCCGCTGATTGTAGCGAAGGAGTATCGTCCGGAGCTGTACTTTCGGGAGGTCTCCTTTAAAGAGCAGGAGCGTTGCAGCATATGCTATTTACTGCGCTTGAGGGAAGCGGCGGCTCGAGCCGGTCGCGAGGGTTTTGACGGCTTCACCACAACCCTGCTGGTCAGCCCCTGGCAAAAGCATGATCTGCTGCGCAGGATCGGTGAAGCAGTATCTGCAGATACAGGAGTGCCTTTTCTCTACTATGACTGGAGAAAGGGTTTCAGTGAGGGAAGGAGGCAGGCTAAGGTAATGGGGCTTTACCGTCAGCAGTATTGCGGCTGCCTCTACAGCGAGCAGGAGCGCTATGAGGGGGTTAACAGGAAGAATGAATAG
- a CDS encoding cyclic lactone autoinducer peptide: MKRFFKVLSALYGLLAIVAAIGVKPACFWMWHQPEVPPALRK; the protein is encoded by the coding sequence ATGAAGCGTTTCTTCAAAGTATTATCTGCCTTATACGGCTTACTGGCAATAGTTGCAGCCATAGGAGTCAAACCGGCTTGCTTCTGGATGTGGCATCAGCCTGAAGTACCTCCTGCGCTGAGAAAATAA
- the ruvB gene encoding Holliday junction branch migration DNA helicase RuvB: MEERIVSAAALPQERETETSLRPRSLEEFIGQRQIKENLAVFIKAALQRKEPLDHVLLYGPPGLGKTTLAHIIAREMGVRLYPTSGPALERAGDMAAVLTNLEEGEVLFIDEIHRLPRVVEEILYPALEDYCLDIMIGKGPGARSLRIDLPHFTLIGATTRAGLVSLPLRDRFGIILRMDYYPTEELHEIVRRAAKLLGVELDDQGAWEIACRARGTPRIATRLLRRIRDFADVEGARLVDRDLVKSALEKLEVDEAGLDRVDRILLETVIHKFQGGPVGLDTLAAAAREEAGTVEDVYEPYLLQMGYLQRTPRGRVATPLAYAHLGVPLRQDGERLGQQELFNKEDKK; this comes from the coding sequence ATGGAGGAGAGGATAGTTTCTGCTGCGGCGCTGCCTCAAGAAAGGGAAACAGAAACATCACTGCGACCGCGTTCGCTGGAGGAGTTCATCGGGCAGCGTCAGATCAAAGAGAACCTTGCCGTTTTTATAAAAGCGGCGCTTCAACGGAAAGAGCCGCTGGATCACGTACTGCTCTACGGACCGCCGGGATTGGGCAAGACCACACTTGCCCATATCATCGCCAGGGAGATGGGGGTAAGGTTATATCCGACTTCAGGGCCGGCCTTAGAGCGGGCCGGCGACATGGCGGCAGTGCTGACAAATCTGGAGGAGGGGGAGGTTCTCTTTATCGATGAGATTCATCGGCTGCCGCGGGTTGTCGAAGAAATACTCTATCCTGCATTAGAGGACTATTGTCTGGATATTATGATCGGAAAGGGCCCCGGAGCCAGATCGCTGCGCATCGATCTTCCCCATTTCACCTTAATCGGAGCGACTACCCGGGCCGGGCTGGTCAGCCTGCCCTTACGCGACCGCTTCGGAATCATTCTACGCATGGATTATTACCCGACGGAGGAACTGCATGAGATCGTCAGGCGCGCGGCGAAGCTTCTAGGGGTTGAGCTGGATGATCAGGGTGCCTGGGAAATCGCCTGCCGGGCGCGGGGGACACCGCGTATTGCCACCAGGCTCTTGCGCCGCATCAGGGATTTTGCCGATGTGGAAGGGGCGCGTCTCGTTGATAGGGACCTGGTCAAAAGTGCTTTGGAAAAACTGGAGGTGGATGAAGCGGGGCTGGATAGAGTGGACAGGATCTTGCTGGAAACGGTGATCCATAAATTCCAAGGGGGGCCGGTGGGATTGGATACTTTGGCGGCAGCAGCACGGGAGGAGGCCGGCACCGTTGAAGATGTTTACGAGCCCTATCTTCTGCAAATGGGCTATTTGCAGCGCACCCCTCGGGGGCGTGTGGCTACTCCGCTGGCCTACGCTCATCTAGGTGTACCTTTACGTCAGGATGGGGAGCGTCTCGGCCAGCAAGAGCTTTTCAACAAGGAGGATAAGAAATGA
- a CDS encoding ABC transporter ATP-binding protein yields MPRDNKEIFTNSKKSTQLRQFMFGVIPIIFIELFIVGIGIFLLMPKGWPLYLAIAALLSVYFYAVGSLRSMLQSAHVLTEGELLLRLGSRFKGRIPLPLVAGVERASPVSFPKPDIAGITVVRDGDLLYCLSRASDVIRITLTKQIMVKAPTVGSRSKQGLVREILINVDDPERFIEKLTPITGSKQQPDPGVPRNNIAPGVGEERMLVDPAVKTGAPEANGTPNLELKNLTRYYGDYPAVQDLSLQVFPGEIFGFLGANGAGKTTTIKMITGLLRPTAGTVLALGEDLWKPGTAVRRRIGYVPDTPLIYERLTAREHLTMAGCLYNLPQDRIRKRAEELLAILNLQDWADQMIATYSLGMQRKVSLALALLTDPEIIIVDELTNAFDAPTLADIKEILIGLKNEGKTVFLSTHVMDVAEKLCDRVSIIHRGRLIASGKVEELCRAAEVDGGLEPLFLRLTGSQTKARG; encoded by the coding sequence ATGCCCAGAGATAACAAAGAAATCTTCACGAATAGCAAGAAATCCACCCAACTCCGGCAGTTCATGTTCGGAGTAATACCTATAATTTTTATTGAACTGTTTATAGTGGGGATCGGCATCTTCCTTTTAATGCCTAAGGGTTGGCCGCTCTACCTGGCCATTGCCGCATTGCTGTCCGTATATTTTTACGCTGTTGGCTCCCTGCGCTCAATGCTTCAATCCGCCCACGTCTTAACGGAAGGGGAACTCCTCCTCCGCCTGGGTTCGCGGTTTAAAGGCCGGATTCCGCTCCCGCTGGTGGCCGGCGTGGAAAGAGCGTCTCCTGTCTCATTCCCTAAGCCCGATATCGCCGGCATTACCGTCGTCCGTGACGGAGATCTCCTCTACTGCCTCTCGCGCGCGAGCGATGTTATCCGGATCACGCTCACAAAACAGATCATGGTAAAAGCTCCGACGGTGGGAAGCAGAAGCAAGCAGGGGTTGGTTCGGGAGATTTTGATCAACGTCGACGATCCGGAGAGGTTTATCGAGAAACTAACCCCGATCACCGGTTCAAAACAACAACCCGATCCTGGGGTGCCCCGCAACAACATAGCTCCCGGAGTTGGAGAAGAAAGAATGTTAGTGGACCCAGCAGTGAAAACCGGAGCGCCTGAAGCAAACGGCACCCCTAACCTGGAACTTAAGAACTTGACCAGGTATTACGGTGATTACCCGGCCGTTCAGGACCTCTCTTTACAGGTCTTTCCCGGTGAAATATTCGGCTTTCTGGGCGCAAACGGAGCAGGAAAAACCACCACTATCAAAATGATTACAGGTTTATTGCGGCCGACGGCGGGAACGGTGCTGGCGCTAGGGGAGGACTTATGGAAACCGGGCACGGCTGTTCGCCGTCGAATTGGATATGTTCCTGACACTCCCCTGATTTATGAGAGGTTAACGGCAAGAGAACACCTTACTATGGCAGGCTGCCTCTACAACCTGCCGCAGGACAGGATCAGGAAGAGAGCGGAAGAGCTCCTGGCCATCCTTAACCTTCAGGATTGGGCGGATCAGATGATTGCCACCTATTCCTTGGGAATGCAGCGCAAGGTCTCACTGGCTCTCGCTCTTCTTACCGATCCGGAGATCATCATCGTGGATGAACTCACCAATGCCTTCGACGCTCCAACTCTGGCCGACATCAAAGAAATTCTAATCGGTCTTAAAAACGAAGGGAAAACGGTGTTTCTCTCCACCCATGTGATGGATGTTGCCGAAAAACTCTGCGATCGCGTGAGCATCATTCACCGGGGTCGCCTTATCGCATCTGGCAAGGTGGAGGAGCTTTGCCGGGCGGCAGAGGTAGATGGCGGCCTTGAGCCTTTGTTTCTGAGGCTTACCGGCAGTCAGACAAAGGCAAGGGGGTAA
- a CDS encoding VIT1/CCC1 transporter family protein, translating into MSNWWTLSKIKLKETWNERMRFGRSGLWLVLLELATIAAICFGMRSVLKNPTGSPEPAGITGFLTVMTFLVAFGNGYLFSERMLFGCTARVDRLLAVAPRDVVLSTTLVTYLANLRPSLVNPILIALVIALAWFPGKLIPLFGLVFLVPLFGTVLAVFTVLFIKRFLNRLSGLAFIVAPALQVGGLAGAAWVVIKLLRSAAINEALIDSPAFQHILWWIPALLTASGIILFALGRSAYLWEETLWQQEGQSSRRPEKNQFRSILALLSALHLPSPIQAVILKEWLSLKRNPLTILRIVIWSILSLLLFCSPVCALWLPPSPIH; encoded by the coding sequence ATGAGTAACTGGTGGACACTGTCAAAAATCAAACTCAAGGAAACCTGGAATGAGCGGATGCGGTTCGGCCGCTCCGGCCTCTGGCTCGTACTGTTGGAACTGGCGACTATAGCAGCGATTTGCTTTGGGATGCGCTCAGTCCTTAAAAATCCAACAGGGAGCCCGGAACCAGCGGGTATTACGGGTTTCCTTACGGTAATGACTTTTTTAGTGGCATTCGGCAACGGCTACCTCTTTTCCGAACGGATGCTGTTCGGGTGCACCGCCCGGGTGGACCGGCTGCTTGCCGTGGCCCCGCGGGATGTTGTTTTGTCCACAACCCTCGTTACTTATCTGGCGAACCTGCGGCCATCCCTGGTAAACCCAATTTTGATTGCATTGGTGATAGCGCTTGCATGGTTTCCCGGTAAGCTGATCCCTCTTTTTGGTTTAGTGTTTCTCGTCCCGTTATTTGGCACCGTCCTGGCGGTTTTTACAGTCTTATTTATCAAGCGTTTTCTGAACAGGTTGAGTGGTTTGGCCTTCATAGTCGCTCCTGCATTACAAGTCGGCGGGCTCGCAGGAGCCGCATGGGTGGTGATTAAACTTTTAAGAAGTGCCGCAATCAATGAAGCGTTGATAGACTCGCCGGCATTCCAACACATACTTTGGTGGATACCGGCACTGCTCACGGCCAGCGGTATAATCCTTTTCGCTCTGGGGCGATCAGCATATTTATGGGAGGAAACTCTGTGGCAACAGGAAGGTCAAAGCAGTCGGAGGCCGGAAAAAAATCAATTCCGCAGCATCCTGGCCCTGCTGTCAGCTCTCCATCTGCCGTCTCCCATCCAGGCAGTCATATTGAAAGAATGGCTGTCCCTGAAGCGGAATCCTTTGACGATTCTGCGCATCGTGATCTGGAGTATACTATCGCTGCTTCTATTTTGCTCCCCGGTTTGCGCTCTCTGGTTGCCTCCTTCCCCTATCCATTAA